The sequence AGCCCCCTTCAAACTGGACTGGTAAGTGTGGCCGCAGAGCCCGGGGGGAAGGGGCGGTGACCGGGGACAAAGGGATCCCCAGGGACCGGCATGGTATGGTGGGGGCGGGGTGGAATCCTTCAGGTGCCTGCCCGTGTTCCATGCCCTCCCCGCCCTCCTCCCCGTCTGTCTGTCCGTCCGGGTCTGTGCCTGCAGAGACATGAGGCTGAGCTGGGTCCTGGCAGTACTGTCCATCTGCCTGAGCGCTCTGGCCACGGCCGCCGGGGCCGAGGGCAAACGGAAGCTGCAGATCGGGGTCAAGAAGAGGGTGGACCACTGCCCCATCAAATCACGCAAGGGGGACGTCTTGCACATGCATTACACGGTGGGTGAGGGGGCAAGGCATGGGAGGGTGGGACTTCGGGGGACCTGAAAGGACTTGGGTTCCTCCAACAGCCTGGTTCTTCCAACAACCaggtgggtgaccttgggcaagccccATTTCCCGTCTAAGCCAGTTTTCTTGGTTGTACCCTGTCCTGTACTGTCCACTCCCCAGGTTGGCACCTAACCTTATGGAGTGATATGGAATGACAGTGTACTGTGAGCCGCCCAGGGCTCTGTGCCATTGAAGGACTGTGGGGGCCTACTTGATGGGGAGAGCAGCTGAGGGGGGTCAGGAGGGATCTCCAGCCCTCACTGGCCTTCCACGGTCCACAGGGGAAGCTGGAAGATGGGACGGAGTTTGACAGCAGCTTGCCCCAGAACCAGCCTTTTGTCTTCTCCCTCGGCACTGGCCAGGTCATCAAGGGCTGGGACCAGGGGCTGCTGGGGTGAGTTTGGGGGAGCCATAGTTGTGGTCCAGGAGGTGAGCTGTGGGAGACTGGGTGGGGGGAGCTGGTGAGGGGTGGGCAGGGAGCCTGGGCACTACCACGTGTTGAGCATGTGTCGTATTGCAGGATGTGCGAGGGGGAAAAGCGGAAGCTGGTGATTCCATCAGAGCTGGGTAAGAGGCCTGAGGAAGCATGGCGGGCTCATGGGCATGCCAGCAAGGGCAAAGGCTGGTTCAGCCACTGCATGGATCTCCACCCCATGTGTTCCTTCCTCTAACACCTGCCTCTTCCAAGTCTGGCTGTGTCTGGCAGGGAGGACAGGACAAGACCCTGGAGGCACTCAGCTCTGTACCCACCCTCCTCTAGGCCTCTGGCAGCCCCTCCCACCTCCATTCCACCTTACCTCCCTTTGCCTGAGCTGGAGGAGGGCCTGGCCAGGACTGAAGTTTGTTTCTTTGTGCTTCTTCCACAGGGTATGGAGAGCGGGGAGCACCCCCAAAGATTCCAGGTAATagaccttcccctccccctctctgCAGCCAGCCCATCTCCCTGTGACCTTGGTTCTCAATCTGACCCCACTTCTCCCCACAGGTGGTGCGACCCTGGTGTTCGAGGTGGAGCTGCTCAAAATCGAGCGACGTTCAGAACTGTAGCCAAACTGGGGAGGGGCAGGACCCAGAGGCCCCCAGCAGGGACCAGActgtttcaaaacaaaacaaaaaatccttaaAAGCTAAAGGAGTGAGCCTGTGTTTGTTTGTGGGCCCTGAGTTAGAGCCCACGGGCTCGGCCTTCCCTTTCTCTCAGCATCCCCCCTTTCTCTGTTCATGGCTCTAGAGCCTTGGCATCTAGGCTTAgtggcatggggtcaccacagccAGGCTCAGGGTGGCAGGGTGGCCCATGTCTGGAGAGAAGGGAGTGCTCCTGCCTGCTGACAGCAACactgctccccccgcccccacctcccCAGCCACTTCCAGCTTGTGGTCTGGGAGCCAGCCCTGGGCTATTGCCATGGCTACTTGGCCCTCAGGAAGGCCCAAGGTCACCTGGGGAGCAGCTGAGCTGACAGCAATTGGAGAGCAGTGTGTGCCCCCTAAAAGAGACCAGCAGAGCCTGGAAGCTGCATCAAAGGCATATCCTAGTTTTATTAAAGGGCCCGCGCCGCAGAGTcaatataaaaacacaaaaagtCGCATCAgtttaataacaataaaaaaccccaaaaaatggAAAACCGAGGgggcaagggaagaggcccctGGGCCAGGGGCACGGGGGGCCCTGCTCATGGCACCAGGCCTGGCCGCAGAGCGCCCTGGGTATTGCTGTTGCTACGAGGTCGGGGGGCAGCGATTGTCCTGTGAGAGCCACCGTGCACCTGGGTTGGAGACCCTCACTTCTTCTGCGGTGTGCTCAGCTTCTGCATGCCCCGGATCTTGTCCAGCAGGCCAGAGATGAAGGCCTGGGCAAGAGGGAGGATGTTAGAGAGACCAGATCCCAAGACAACAGAGCCCAGGCTCCCGTTACCCCACCCTCTAGGGAAACCACTCACCTCAGTGGGTTTGTAACAGTCAACCAGCAGCTCCTAAGGGGACATTGGGGGGAGGGGATAAGGAGAACAGTTCTCAGGAATGCAGGCCTAGAGTTTACTCACACCCACTTCCAAGGGGCTCAGGCCTGCCAGGGCAGGCAAGTGCCACTGTGCTTCACAGCTAGACAAGTACTGTTCTCCTCATTTTATAGAGGCAGAAACTGAGCTCAAGGTCAGAGCTGACTGACCCAGACCAAAGAACGCCTGGCTTTCCAGCCTTGCTTCCCCAAGGGGCAGTGCCTCCTGACACCCTCAACTCTCTCTCACCTTGACCCTGGCAGCCCGGGTATCATCACTCTCCATGTCCAGGAGCTCGTCTACGTCAATCTCCAGCTCTGGGATCTCCTcttcctggggtggggtggggcagaagAGAGACAAGGGCCTTAGTTTGGTGAAGTGTGAGAGGGGAGGTCCTGGGCCAAGGCCTCTGCCCACTTGGGGATGAGCCCAGCCCTCTTTGCCCAGCAGACAGCGGCAGCTGCTCCAGGGAGGAAAACAGATCAGGCCTGTGCCAAGGCAAACTGCccaatgggggggtgggggtgggaaggggcGCTTCCTGTCCCAGCAAGCGGGCACCATGAGTGCCAGACAGGGCCATCCAGCCAGGGCTGGAAGCCCTGGGCTAGGAACCCAGCAGATGTGTCTCCCCAACTTCTGAGTCCCTCATCTCACCAGATCACAGGTGGGACCAGCTGTCCCAGTTCATCACAGCCCCTTCCCCTCACCCAAACACCTGTCACAGCTTCCCAAGAGGGAGGAGGAATCAAATGGTGAGGGGTCAGGGGGAAGGACCCAGGCCTGGGAAAAGGGAAACAAAGAGCCCATGCTCTGCTGAGGGAGGGGGTGcccaccacccctccccccaggaAGCAGCTACCCAATCTAGAGCCAGCTGCATTCCAGGGTAGGCAGCATAGGACAGGCCCactcctccaccccaccccctggGGGCCTGAGTCACCCTTTGAGCAACCGGGGCGTCACAGGGTGGAGAACCAGAACCAGAGAGTGGGCTAGCCTGCCCCCATGGCAACATGGAGCTCTAGGCTAGCTTCTTGGAACAGCTCAGACTCTACAGACCCTCCACCAACCGGGTTAGCCTTTTAGCCAGTCTAGGCTAGGTGCACTAGGCAGGTTGGACCTTCCACTGCCTGCCAGTCCAGGCTAGCCCCCTGCCTCCT comes from Elephas maximus indicus isolate mEleMax1 chromosome 7, mEleMax1 primary haplotype, whole genome shotgun sequence and encodes:
- the FKBP2 gene encoding peptidyl-prolyl cis-trans isomerase FKBP2 isoform X2 gives rise to the protein MRLSWVLAVLSICLSALATAAGAEGKRKLQIGVKKRVDHCPIKSRKGDVLHMHYTGKLEDGTEFDSSLPQNQPFVFSLGTGQVIKGWDQGLLGMCEGEKRKLVIPSELGYGERGAPPKIPGGATLVFEVELLKIERRSEL
- the FKBP2 gene encoding peptidyl-prolyl cis-trans isomerase FKBP2 isoform X1, encoding MRLRKGGSTTGVDSGGAARRDMRLSWVLAVLSICLSALATAAGAEGKRKLQIGVKKRVDHCPIKSRKGDVLHMHYTGKLEDGTEFDSSLPQNQPFVFSLGTGQVIKGWDQGLLGMCEGEKRKLVIPSELGYGERGAPPKIPGGATLVFEVELLKIERRSEL
- the FKBP2 gene encoding peptidyl-prolyl cis-trans isomerase FKBP2 isoform X3: MARGVHAGAVSVVAGPGDAVGQELPQERDMRLSWVLAVLSICLSALATAAGAEGKRKLQIGVKKRVDHCPIKSRKGDVLHMHYTGKLEDGTEFDSSLPQNQPFVFSLGTGQVIKGWDQGLLGMCEGEKRKLVIPSELGYGERGAPPKIPGGATLVFEVELLKIERRSEL